Proteins from a genomic interval of Amphiura filiformis chromosome 9, Afil_fr2py, whole genome shotgun sequence:
- the LOC140160142 gene encoding ATP-dependent DNA helicase PIF1-like, with amino-acid sequence MIVLSLAHLGTAAFNICGQTICSGLKINPKSQKEYKPLGEESLNTLRVKYRHLQLVIIDEISMVSTTQLTYIFGRLQQIKGTYTDFGNVSILAVGDFYQLPPISPPTPLCFPHDEILKDIWNPLFQIVELKEIMRQKDDAIFAQMLNRLRERKKKQPLQKTDKELLESRRVEENNLTAPSDALHLFYLNKDVDSHNERKLASLNTEMFTIKANDVDQRGGRIIQVHETPHRTTRADDTSLASYLKLAVDARVMLIANVDVSDGLCNGVPGIVKGIEFCNSQNMPIVVYVKFDSDRVGAKTRTTQFIPPHYAGCVPIKPRKESFQVRGRTFTTTREQMPLKLAWAVTVHKVQGQTTDQAVISMKGLRKSMAYVALSRVTHLEGMYLMDYDESRIFCNEDIEANVAKMPTCDLSKANPLTEIDHNTNFVIAHHNIQSLHRHIDDLKRTQK; translated from the coding sequence ATGATAGTCTTGTCACTTGCTCACCTTGGAACAGCTGCATTCAATATTTGTGGTCAAACAATCTGCTCCGGATTAAAAATTAATCCTAAATCTCAAAAAGAATACAAGCCACTTGGTGAAGAATCACTAAACACTTTACGAGTCAAATATCGGCATTTGCAATTAGTAATTATAGACGAAATTTCAATGGTTAGTACAACTCAGCTGACATATATATTCGGACGGTTGCAGCAGATTAAAGGAACATATACTGACTTTGGCAATGTGTCAATCCTAGCAGTGGGAGATTTCTATCAATTGCCACCAATTAGCCCACCTACACCATTATGCTTTCCACACGACGAAATTTTGAAAGATATATGGAACCCACTCTTTCAAATAGTTGAGCTCAAAGAAATCATGCGCCAAAAAGATGATGCTATCTTTGCTCAAATGCTTAATCGGCTACGTGAACGGAAAAAGAAGCAACCACTGCAAAAGACAGACAAAGAATTGCTCGAATCACGAAGAGTTGAGGAAAATAATCTAACAGCGCCTTCTGATGCATTGCATTTGTTTTACCTTAACAAAGATGTTGATAGCCACAATGAAAGAAAACTTGCGTCACTGAACACTGAAATGTTCACCATTAAAGCTAATGACGTTGACCAAAGAGGTGGACGAATTATCCAAGTGCATGAAACGCCACATAGAACAACACGTGCAGATGATACTTCTTTAGCATCTTACCTGAAATTAGCAGTAGATGCTCGAGTTATGCTCATAGCAAATGTAGATGTTTCAGATGGACTATGTAACGGAGTTCCTGGCATAGTGAAAGGAATCGAGTTCTGCAATTCTCAAAATATGCCAATTGTTgtatatgtcaaatttgacagtgatcgagttGGAGCAAAAACACGAACTACCCAGTTTATTCCACCACACTATGCAGGATGTGTACCAATAAAACCACGTAAAGAATCGTTCCAGGTTCGAGGTAGAACATTCACTACGACAAGAGAACAGATGCCATTGAAACTTGCATGGGCTGTTACTGTTCATAAAGTGCAGGGCCAAACGACAGATCAGGCAGTGATTTCTATGAAAGGTCTAAGAAAATCGATGGCTTACGTGGCACTCAGTCGAGTCACTCATCTTGAAGGAATGTATTTGATGGATTATGATGAATCCCGCATCTTTTGTAATGAAGATATCGAAGCAAACGTCGCCAAAATGCCTACATGTGATCTTTCCAAAGCAAACCCTTTGACAGAAATCGACCACAACACAAATTTTGTAATCGCTCATCACAACATACAGAGTTTACATCGACACATAGATGATCTCAAAAGAACCCAGAAATAA